In Paenibacillus sonchi, the genomic stretch TGAGCAGCTGACCAGATCTGTAACCAGCATGATTTTTCTGCGGTTGGTCCGGTCCGCGAACGTTCCTCCAATGGACCCGAGCAGCGAGCTGAGCAACAGGTTAATAATCGTCAGTACAGCCACCATTTTGGCGCTGCCGGTGGTCTGGAGCACCCAGAGACTAAGGGCGATGCTGTGAAAGGTATTGCCGAACAGGGAAATGGAAAAAGAGCAGAGCAGCAGCATGAATTTTTTGTTGGCCCACAGTTTTGGATAGGAGTGTACCGCAGGGGCTGCCTGGCTGGCTATAACGGGTTCTGTCATGTTTATCCTCCTTTCAACTTAAACGTTTAAGTTGACTGTCAAAAAAAATTTAGTCTACATAATAACAGTTATTCTCTTGCTCGGAGTAGTCCGAATGGTACAACAGCTCTTGCATGAGTTCAAATGCGACCTCCGCTTTGTTTCCCTGAAAAAGAATCTTCTCTACACGCTCCCCCAGCATTTCCGGGGAATTGCAGGTGCAGATTACGGTCAGATGCTCGAAGTCTCCAGACTTCTCCACATAGCTGCCAATGAATTCATTGATCACAATCGCCTGCTTGAAGCGGTGGTGAGCCATCGCCGGAAACAAATCCTGAAGCTCGCGGATCTCGAAGACAGCATCGTCCGGCAGAGGAACACAGCTGCGGATATAGCGGGTTAGAAGTGAATTATTGAAGCTCTCCATAATTAAACAGACCTGCGACAAATCGCCCGGCAGAGCCTTTTCAAGCGCTGAGCGGTAATTGAATACCACCTGCTTGAACAGCTTATCTTCAATCATGCTGTCGATCAGGATCAGGGGAATGCCCTCGACAAAGTGTCTGGAAATCGAGTAGAAGGAGGCGTCTTGTGCATCAATAAGAAATACGGCTTCCAGCTTGCGTTCTACAATAATGTCCAGCGATGGGTTGCCGGTATCCAGAGAATAGAGCAGCGTATGATACCCGGCTGCTGTAAGCCGCTGCTCCAAAGTATGAATGAAGGCGAGCTGGGCATGCAGCTTCCAGTATGGCAACTGCCTGGATCTGTGGACCAATACACCTACCAGACCGGTTTTTTGGTTGGCG encodes the following:
- a CDS encoding LacI family DNA-binding transcriptional regulator, with translation MKKTTMKDIAIRANVSVATVSYVLNRVDNQTIPEKTRRQILQLADELHYIPNLAARSLANQKTGLVGVLVHRSRQLPYWKLHAQLAFIHTLEQRLTAAGYHTLLYSLDTGNPSLDIIVERKLEAVFLIDAQDASFYSISRHFVEGIPLILIDSMIEDKLFKQVVFNYRSALEKALPGDLSQVCLIMESFNNSLLTRYIRSCVPLPDDAVFEIRELQDLFPAMAHHRFKQAIVINEFIGSYVEKSGDFEHLTVICTCNSPEMLGERVEKILFQGNKAEVAFELMQELLYHSDYSEQENNCYYVD